The following proteins are co-located in the Triticum aestivum cultivar Chinese Spring chromosome 1A, IWGSC CS RefSeq v2.1, whole genome shotgun sequence genome:
- the LOC123149586 gene encoding NADH-ubiquinone oxidoreductase chain 1-like gives MKKDLLSEGLLALVVSMDYLVKLCRDGEREERTLPSKKDSSQMDLLVYDDQVEASVPHRKSKTYIVVPAEILCLILPLLLGVAFLVLAEHKVMAFVQRRKGPHVVGSFRLLQPLADGLKLILKEPISPSSANFSLFRMAPVATFMLSLVAWAVVPFDYGMVLSDPNIGLLYLFAISSLGVYGIIIAGWSSKTGGGGSVAYDIRTNWSKMGLCRRC, from the exons ATGAAGAAAGATCTTCTGAGCGAAGGCTTGTTGGCTTTGGTTGTTAGCATGGATTATCTTGTTAAGCTTTGCAGAGATGGTGAGCGTGAAGAAAGGACACTACCATCAAAGAAAGACAGCTCTCAAATGGATTTGCTGGTCTATGATGACCAAGTAGAAGCATCTGTTCCACATAG AAAATCGAAAACGTACATAGTTGTTCCAGCGGAAATACTTTGTTTAATTCTACCACTTCTACTAGGAGTAGCCTTTTTAGTGCTAGCTGAACATAAAGTAATGGCTTTTGTGCAACGTCGAAAGGGTCCTCATGTAGTGGGATCATTCAGATTGTTACAACCTCTAGCAGATGGTTTGAAATTGATTCTAAAAGAACCTATTTCACCAAGTAGTGCTAATTTCTCCCTTTTTAGAATGGCTCCAGTGGCTACATTTATGTTAAGTCTGGTCGCTTGGGCCGTTGTACCTTTTGATTATGGTATGGTATTGTCAGATCCGAACATAGGGCTACTTTATTTGTTTGCCATATCTTCGCTAGGTGTTTATGGAATAATTATAGCAGGTTGGTCTAGTAAGACGGGGGGTGGCGGTTCGGTCGCCTATGATATACGGACCAATTGGTCCAAAATGGGTTTGTGCCGCAGGTGTTGA
- the LOC123101882 gene encoding putative cytochrome c biosynthesis ccmC-like mitochondrial protein, giving the protein MSVSLLQPYFFMSKTKSYAQILIGSRLFLTAMAIHLSLRVSPPDLQQGGNSRISYVHVPAARMSIVIYIATTINSSLFPLTKHPLFLRSSGTGTEIGAFSTLFTLVTGGFRGRPMWGTFGVWDARLNSIFILFLIYLGAPCFQKLPVEPAPISICAGPIDIPIIKSPVNWWNTSHQPGSISQSGTSIHVPMPIPILSNFSNFAFSTHILFVLETRLPIPSFPESPLTEEIEAREGIPLKT; this is encoded by the coding sequence ATGTCAGTTTCGTTATTACAAccttatttttttatgtcaaagaCAAAAAGCTACGCACAAATTCTCATTGGATCTCGGTTGTTCTTAACAGCGATGGCTATTCATTTAAGTCTTCGGGTATCACCACCAGATCTTCAACAAGGTGGAAATTCTCGTATTTCGTATGTACATGTTCCTGCGGCTCGGATGAGTATAGTTATTTATATCGCGACAACTATAAACAGTTCCTTGTTCCCATTAACAAAACATCCCCTTTTTCTTCGCTCTTCCGGAACCGGTACAGAAATTGGTGCTTTTTCTACTTTGTTTACGTTAGTGACTGGGGGGTTTCGGGGAAGGCCTATGTGGGGTACCTTTGGGGTGTGGGATGCTCGTTTAAATTCTATATTCATCTTGTTCCTTATTTACTTGGGTGCACCGTGTTTTCAAAAGCTTCCTGTCGAACCGGCTCCTATTTCAATCTGTGCTGGACCGATCGATATACCAATAATAAAGTCTCCAGTCAACTGGTGGAATACATCGCATCAACCTGGGAGCATTAGCCAATCTGGTACATCAATACATGTTCCTATGCCCATTCCAATCTTGTCTAACTTTTCTAACTTTGCCTTCTCTACCCATATCTTGTTCGTTCTGGAAACACGTCTTCCTATTCCATCTTTTCCCGAATCTCCCTTAACGGAAGAAATAGAAGCTCGAGAAGGAATACCACTAAAAACCTAG